Sequence from the Paenibacillus tundrae genome:
AGAGTCCTTATATAGCAAAAAAACCACCATCTCATAAGGTAGTGGATTTATAGGGTGGAGCGAAGTGCTGTAGTTAAGAATGATAATTCATATGTTTATCCTCGCATCTCTCAAGGAATTCTAAATGCCCCTAGTATTCGTGTTGTTATTTCTGGCTCTGTCTGAAATGTACAAAGTCCTGTCCTTTGACGAGGCTGGAAACGGCCGGATTCATGTGGTCAACAGCGTCAAGTATTGTCCCAATGCCGTGACCACATTTTTTCCAATGATTTCTTAATATGCATGGTTGCTAGTCACTTCCATGATGCCAAACAAGAGGGGCAAGCCATAAAAAATAAATTTCAATTCCTGCAGTTGAAAGCTATTCAAGCTAATTTGAAGATACGAAAGTTGAGTGGACTATATTAAATTATTGACTCATTATGGAATTTACATGTAATATATAACATATAAATACTTTATTATCCTTATAAACCAAGTTTTGAACAGTTGGCCAACTTTCAAATACACTAAAATTTTGAAGGGAAGATCACGATGAAAAAAGTAGTTACAGCTTTATTGGTTACGGCATCCTTATTTGTAGGTAGCGTTTCATCTTTTGCATATTCTATAGATTCTTCAAATACAATTCCTACTAAAATGAATCCAGGAGCCATAGTAGAGTATGATGAAACCAACCAAATGATTGTTATTGACCAAGGTAACCTAGTAACACTGCCTTCTGTTTATCAAAACCAAATGACCCAGTTCAGTTCAGCAATGGTAGATATAGATCAACTAAAATTAGAAGAAGAATTTGTTGAGCAAATCAAAGAAGAAGCTAAAGATCTACCTGTATATAAAATAGAGAATCCTCTTCCACAACCGGGGTTGAGAGTTTTATACGATGCCGAAGGTTATATAAAAGAATTTATATATCCTCAAGGAAACGCCTTCGCATTAGCAGCATATAAAGCATTACCTAGAGGAACTAGAAAGGCAGCCGGCACTTATACTTACGGTAGTAATAATAATAAAATCACAATAACATCCAGTACTGTTCTTGGAGAAGGTCGTTTTACTAATTTCACAGATACTACTGGTGAAAACAGCAATACGCTCAAAAAAGGTGATGCTGCAACGAGGGGCGACATAGATAACCCTAAATATGAACAGGTATTGGATGCACGAAACTTGGATAATAATGTTTTCGCTAATGTTACTAAAAGAGATAACGGAGCTCTTCCTGATGCCACATTAGATATTTGGAAAACAGGTGTAGAACTATTTGATTTAAAATGGTCTTCTACTCTTTCATTTAAAGGTAGATACTTCTACTCATTCTAAATTTAAAGTATTAAAGGAGGGGGCGGAATTCTTCGCCTCCTTATCAAATTTTTAAAAGGGTGATCATTTATGCGAATAGAGTATTCAAAAAATTACTTCTTTCTATTTTTGTTTGTTTTACTCATTTTAATTTCAGGATGCAGTAATGATGCAACAAATGTAAAAAAACCTTCTGTCGATATAAAAAATACTGTTTCACAATCCCGTGAATATCTCTCCATCACTAACACCGAATACGTCAATGGCACAGATCCCAATGATGGAATGAAAATGAATGTGTATACATACGACTTACAGTCCAAAGCTCTTAACAAAATGACTGACTTGCCATATAACTCTCAATATCCTCTGACCGTAGTTTCTTTGGCCGAAGACACCACCTATTATTCGGGCGAAGGCAAAAGTAAAGGGGACGAGTTATTCGCTTATGATATGAAAACACAGCAGGTGCATCAATTAAGCTCTAATTTATTTGCGATTAATGCAATTATCCCGGATGTCACTGAGAATACAATAATGATGGCTGCTGTGAAAAAGGGAGAACGCCCTGTAAAAGTCATGTTTCTGGATAAAGAAACTCAAAAAATCTCGATATTAAATGAGCAAGATTCAGATACGACCACATGGGACATCGCCTATGATCCGGAAACAGAAAAAGGATACGCCATTCAATACTCTGAGGATGAACAATACGAGCAGATGGAAAAGTCCAATCAGACCCAAAAACCGATGGTTCCACCGAGTCATACCATTATCGAAATTGATCCCGTATCGAAACAAACTCGTGCAATAATTAAACTTAAAGATGAACAGATTCTCACTCTATCTGCCAGAGGAAACCAGCTTCTCATAGCAACTGCAAAATACATTAATAAGATGCCTATCGGATATAGTCTGGTGGATCTGCAGACAGGACAACGAAAGGACCTTCAACTTCCTATTAAAGCCAGCAGTGAATTGTTTCTGGACAAAGACGGTAACGGGTTTTATTTTCTCGGGGAAAAAGGAAATGGAAATACCGAGCGAGGTATTTATTTTTATGATATGAAAACGGACAAGATTGAGACTGTTTTCTTGCAAAAAGAAGGGTTCATCAATAACTTCACGCTAGTATCTGAACTGAACTAACCTGACAAACGTCGTCAGAGCAGCTTTACTTGATTCTTCATCCTGAAATATTTTCAATGAGTTAATGAGAGAATTTTCGCAAAACGATCCCATGAATAGCACATCATAAATTTTGCCCTACTTATGGTACGGTTCATTCCGATTTATCTTCACGGCGCGATAAATTTGCTCCACCAACACCAGCCGCATAAGCTGATGCGGCAGGGTCATGCGCCCGAAGCTCAAGCGTTGCTTCGCGCGGCGCAGCACCTCATCGGAGAGCCCATGGCTGCCTCCGATGACAAACACGACATGGCTCGTCCCATACGTGCCGAGCTTGTCGATCTCCATAGCCAGCTCCTCGGAACTCCAGAGCTGGCCATCCAATGCGAGCGCGACAACATGCGCCTCGCTCTTCACATGCGCGAGGATGCGTTCACCCTCGCGCTCTTTCACCGCCCGTACCTCAGCTTCGCTCAGGGTATCGGGGGCTTTCTCGTCTGCGACCTCGATCATCTGAAACTTGATGTACGGGGCGAGCCGCTTGGCATATTCCTGAATGCCGAGCGTTAAATATTTTTCCTTCAATTTGCCTACGCCAATAATTTGAATCAACATGAATATCCATTCCTCCTAAATTTGCTGCAAAAGAATCTATAAGTAAGATGCATCAGCGCATCGTTCAATCTACTGTTTCAGCTACACGTTATATCTTCGCATCCCCAATATTCTAACAAACCCCACACACCTTATTCAGCCCATTTTAGCTTCTTTTAAAATCTAACGAATCTCACACACGCTATCGCAGTAGAAACAAGCTTTTCCCACCACTTTCAAGGTCATTTCCTTAAAATAGCGTGTCTACGATTCGTTAGATTTCAACCAGGAAGCAATAGCACCATATAAGAGGTATCAGGTTCGTTAGAGCTCCAAAGTACTGCACAGCTTCTACAATGCTACTGCACAGCTAATACAATATTGCTGCAAAGTTACCACAATACTATAGCAACAACGCCTAACTCACCCAAAATAACTCGCCTATCAATATGTAAGCTTGCCCACGTGGCTGAGCACCCTATTACTATTACCTCACTTCATTGTTAATCCGCAAGATGCTAGCCACCTTCCACGACCAACTCGTTAAGGCGTACGCCAGGCAGGACACGTATATGTTGCACTTGGGCTTCTTCGTCCCCGCCCTAACGCCCCGTCTTCTCCTACCAAAAAAGCAAAAAGAGCGCTCAACACGCTCTCTTCGCTCCTTACTGTGATGTTCATACCGGATGGAAAGTGAGTTCTAGCATAAAGCGCCACTTATGTGACGCCTTCTGCCGCCTTCAATTCCTACAGTACGCTAAACGACAAGAAATTCCGCATGCTGCTCGCACTCAGCGCACTTCGCAGGCGGATCCCAGTCGGCAAATTCCGTCTCCTTCAAATCCACGATATCTGGAGCGTCCTCATACTCATCGACAAACTTGTCGATCGCAATGTCCACGTGTTCTTTGCATACAACGTACATCCGTTCAAGCATCCTTTCTGTAACCAGCTATGCTCCCGATTCACAACCGCTTATCCATATAGGATAGCCACTTCTCTGTTCTATCACACCTGGGACGTAAAAGAAACCCCTTATAGAATATTCCCGCATAGATCGGTTGAAAATACATAGCCAAAATGAACCAGCCCGGCTCAGGGGCAAGCGACTATCTACTACACCCAAACACAAAAACAACACCCCTTCCCTAACTAAAGGGACAGATGTTGCTCTTGAGTTCCTGCCATGTCTTAAGTTATGTCCTCTTATGGCCAAGAAATTTCACCTTTGATCACCTGAGCACTCGTTTCCAAATCACCTGTATTGGTGAAGTCCGGATACGCCTTTTCCATTGTTGCAATTAGCTCTTTGGAATCTTTGGCTTTCTCTGCTTCTGCTTCAAACTTTGCAATATAATCGCGGGTAAACGTCACACTGGATAGATCTCCAGCACTGGTTCCCACATAGTGACCTGGGATCACTCGCTCAGGGTTCAGAGCAGTAATCTCTTCCAACAGTTCACGCCACTCATTACGGCTCTCTGGTGTTTGATTATCTGCCATCCAGACATGTACGTTCTCGTACACAGGAACGCCGCCCAGAACCGTTTTAATGGATGGGATCCATAGGAAGGTGTGCGACGGATCAGAACCATTCAGACCAATGATATCAACGGCTTGTCCATCTACCATGAACTGTTTACCGTCGAAGACATCAGGGACAATCTGTGCTGTTGGTGCATTTTCCTTCAGAATTGGGTTCCAGTAATCATTCTTCACTTGGATTGTTTCCTTAATGCCTTCTACTGTTCCTGGCGTTGCGACAATCTTCACATCTGGGAATGCTTCACGGATGACCGACAGACCGAAGTAATAATCTGGATCTTTATGGCTGATAAATACGGTCGTAAGTTTCTTACCTGTATCCTTAACCATTTTCACCAGTTGCTCCGCATCATTCTTCTGGAACTGAGCATCGACGAGCACCACCTCAGTAGGCCCTTCAATCAGGTTAGAGGAAACACCAAAAATACTTTTCTCCCCTGGATTAAATGTAGTCACTTTAAGATCAGCCGTTGATGTAATTGCTTCATCGCCCGTTGTATTGTTCGCACCTGCCGCATTGGACGAGGTATCTGACGTATTTTCGGTTTTACTTGCCGTACTTGTACAAGCGCTCAAGATTAACATGATACTAAGGAGTAGCATGACTCCAATGGATGATTTTTTACGAAACACTTTATTCAACTTCCTCTCATAATACTGTCGCCAGTTAGATTAACAATGCGCAGTGCAGTATGTTTTTAATTTTGATTATGCATTTTTAGTTAAACGTCTTACCTTACGCTTTTTGAATTTTGCATTTTTGCTTACCCTTTTTGGATATTACATCTTAATCTAGCTTTGCTCCTACGATGTCTAGATTTCAAACCTTGACTTCACATTCAACATTGAATGACGGACATAGTCCGATTCATAACACACATCGCATTACACATAACTCTCTCTTACTTTGATCAAACAAGACCCCTTCCCACTTTTGTGTAACTACTGTAGTTACAACTTTTAATATGTGACTATTATAGTTACAACTTAAACTACATGTCAAGGACTTATCTCTACATTTTTTTTAAAATCTAAAGTTTTAGCTCTTCTCTAGCAAGCATCTTTCACTCCAATAGGTGCAACCCAAATCAACCGAAGGCACTACTCTCACCAGAAGTTGTATAACCCAAACTCTTGTATACTCTCATTCTGACAGCCTACTTTTAAGAAATAAATCCCACACCATATTCATCGAGAACATCACAAAAAAACCAACCAGAATATTCTGATTGGTTCTCTCCATAAACCCATTTTCTATTATTGCAGCCCAGATTGAGCCTTTGTCAGCAATTTGCCACTTTGAAAAGCAATGACCGCATTCGCTCCCGTATCTCCGGTACCTTTATAGTTGTAGACGACCATATTCTCGGCTTCACTCAACGCTTCGCCTTCGCCGCCGAGAATCGCGATCACTTCCTCCACCGTCATACCCACTTCAAGCTTCTCGTACTGAGCAAAGGTAATGAGTACCCCATCGCCCTTTCCTGCCGATCCATTATTCGTAGGTGCGCCTGTAGTCGTCCCTCCGGTCTCAGTCGCAGTGGACACCGTCGTACTGAGCTCATTCAGCTTTTTCTCCAGCTCCGCAATCTTATTATCCTGTTCCCCGCTCTTCTGAACCTGCTCCGCCAGCCGCTGCTCTAGACCTGCAATCTTATCCTGCAACCCATTCGTATCCACGGCTCCTGTTGTAGCTTCCTTCGAAGTGCATGCAGATAAGAGAGACAGCGACATGAGTAGAGCCGTTCCCCCCAGCATCCCTTTCATTGTACGTTTCATGATTGAATAACCCCTCTTCTATGATTTAGAACATCCAGATCGTCAAAGACCTGTTACTTGCACACCCGTGCATTACGAACACATTGACAACAGTTTATCATAGCAAAGGTCTAATGTAACTGAGTCTTAGGCTCTGATCCTGTCCGATCATTTGTCAAAAGAATAACCTCTGTCCCGGTATACCGAGCCATTTCGACAGCAAAAACAACAGTGACAACCCTAAATCTAGTAGCACAAATCTTGCCCATGTAATCAAAAACCAGTCCTTATGGGTACCCAGCAGTGATCCAATAACCATTAAGTAATAGATGCATTATTATCATTTCAGTATAGAGTTCATAAGTTCTGATCGCCACTTGTTCTACTCATTCATTGTGAGATACCTGATTCTGATTTCATCTTCTGCTCGTCAGGGCTTTTAATGAGTGCTAACTCCGATAATTTGCAAGAACCCCGGTAACTTACAGCTCCTATAATGTTAAAAAAAAGAGCCGATCAGCGACCTGACCAGCTCTTTCTATGATCCCCTAACACAATCTCACCATAGCATGTGCTTAATATATGTTTTACTCCGGTTTATCCGACAGCTTCACCGATACCTTCTCGGCTTTGCCGTCCCGATAGAAGGTTACCTCAATCGTATCGCCGATTTTCTTCTTATCGTACAGATATTTACGAAGATCGAGCGTAGAGGTAATCTTTTGCCCGTCAAATTCAGTAATAACATCGTTGAGCTTCATACCTGCTTCCGATGCAGGTCCCGATGCTTCGAGCACGACCACACCGCTATCTACATGGGATGGTAGTTTCAGATCCTTACGCTGCTCGTCGTCCAGTGGAGCATAAGGGTTGCTCAGATCGACAGTGTACACGCCCAGGTATGGACGAGATACTTTACCGTGTAGCAATAGCGAATCGACAGTCTTCATCACTTCGTTCATCGGAATCGCAAAACCAAGACCTTCAACGCCCGTATCCGATATCTTCATCGTGTTAATGCCGACCACTTTCCCGTTCAGATCAACCAGTGCGCCGCCGCTATTCCCTTCGTTGATCGCCGCATCTGTCTGAATAACGTTCTGCTCCCAGTCGTACACGCCGTCCTGATTAATCGACACGGGTAGAATGCGATCGGTATAACTCACAATCCCAGATGTCAGTGTACCGCCCAGACCGAGCGGGTTACCAATGGCAAGTACGGTCTGACCTCGTTTAAGCTTGCTGGAATCACCAATCTCCGCAACAGCTCCCAGCCCTTTATCCTCTGTCGACAGCACCGCAATATCGCTTACTCGGTCTTTGCCAACCAGCTTCGCTTTATGTGTCTCACCGTCCACCGTTACAATCTCAAGATCACTCGCACCTTCCACCACATGGTGATTGGTCATAATGTAGGCTGTGCCCTCTTCCTTCTTGAAAATGACACCTGATCCTAGCGCCGAGTCCTCCATAGATAGGCTGCTGCCCGTTTTATGGTTCACAATACTCACCACAGAAGGACGCACCTTCTCAGCTGCCTGGATGATCCGGTCGTACGGATCAACAGCTTGAGCCGAGGGCGCACCGCCACCTGAACCATTGCCTATTGCGGCATTGGATAACGGTACAGACGCTGGCTGCATGATGAAGCTAAACAGGGTAACGGTAACGATGGAGCTGATCACAGAACTGATCACGGCTACTTTGACCGTGGAGCTAATACCCGAACGCGATCTGCGCGGATTCTGCCACCGATCACGCCCTCCTGGGCGGAGAATCTGAAGTTTGCCCTTCTGCACAGGTTCGGCGCGTCTTGAAACTTTAGTTGAATAAAAATCGTCTCCGAACAATCCCATCGTGATCCTCTCCCCTTCGTTGTCACGCATCAAGATCTTGACTGCCGCCTGATCATTGTCGCATGGGACGTCGATGGTGTTCTCACATACCCCACTCCGCCGACAGATGAGCTTCCGATCGCTGTTATCCCCTAGATTTCTTCGAGTCCTTTGATTAAAGGTGAAATCCGGGGATGAAGGCGAGTCAATGCTCCCGATACAGCTTTCTTTCAGAAAGCCCTGAGCTCCTCTTCTCCAGCTTCGTTCTGTGTCCTCCATTACGTGCGTGGCGTAAATACCAGCTCTTTCCCCATGCTTTTTTGCATTTTCCAAAATCTTATTTGCATATCGCCGCACTCCCAAGTACACGAAATGAAGCGTCTATGTACAACAGAATGGGTATCCCATTCTGCCAGTGACTCTATCAATCACGCTCTCGCATTTTTTTGATATGCCAATACACTCATCAGTTCGCTCACATTCCAGCCTATTTCCAAGTGCTCTATATATACTAAACACGTTAAATCTGAAAAAGTTGCATAAATACGAAGAATATCGCAAATTTCCGCTAATTTGCAGCTAACGATAAAGGTTCATACTATATCTATCACCACAAAATCCAGTTCGTTAAGCGCATATTTACCCATTCAGGCAAACTTTTTCTAATCCAATAAGCTACTGTTTCAGCATACATGCCTTCTTCTTTCATTTATAGCGGCAAAAAGAGGAATGTTTTCCAACCAGCCTGACTACAATATTAGTAAAAAGGTTGTTCAAAGAAGGATTCGAAGGTTCATAGAATTGTGTCTTCAAAAAGGGTAACAGGCATCCTTCGTAATCAAAAGTGGACTTTTTGAACAACCACTAGAAGGAGGATTTACTTATGGAACGCACACGTACACTCACAGCCATGGAAGAAGTTCATATGGCGGCCAAGCTAGCTGATCTCAAAGAAGAACATTACCGCAATACATTAGCCCTAAGCACCATCATTGAGCTGCTCGTGGACAAAGGCATCCTAACCCGCGAGGAAGTAGAGCGCAAAGCCGCTGAACTAGACAGCTTTATGGCTCACCCACCCTATCCCATGGTGTAGGACGGTCATAATACGTATCACAGAGTTTGAACTCATGATCCCGATAGAAGCATCCACGACTCTCCATCGCATCGCGCACGGTCATTTTCGCCAGATCCATCATATTATGATCCCGGCTGAGATGTGCAAGATACGTGCGCTTGATGCGTCCGTTCATCAATTCACTGAGTGCTGCCCCTGCTGCTTCATTCGACAAATGCCCGATATCGCTTAAGATTCGGCGCTTCGTATTCCACGGATATCGACCCATCCGCAGCAATTCAACGTCGTGATTCGATTCAAGCACAAGCACGTCAGAATCCGAGATGGCATCGCGAACCTTGTCGCTCATATAGCCCAGGTCTGTCGCAACAGACAGCTTCTCACTGCCATCATCGAACGTATACCCTACAGGTTCCGCTGCATCGTGCGAGATCCCGAAGGATTCCACGCGCAGCGAGCCAAAATCATGCTTCTCACCCGTTTCAAAGATCCGCCGATTCTCCTCTGGAATTGCCCCAACCGATTTCTCCAGCGCCGCCCACGTATTTGTGTTTGCATAGATTGGTAAATTATATTTCCGAGACATCGCGCCTAGTCCTTTAATGTGATCGGAATGTTCATGTGTGACCAGAATGCCGTCCAGCTCTGTTCCTGCGATCTCCCGTTCCTGAAACAGTGCATCCAGCCGCTTCGCACTGAGGCCTGCATCAATCATAAGTGATGTGCCTCCATGCTGTATGACTGTGGCGTTTCCTGTAGAACCACTAGACAATACGGTAAAATAAATCCCCATAACTCATTACTCCCCTGGTTTATCTGTCTTGGGACTGAATACATCCCCACTGATGCCCTGCACGTACAACACTTCGCCACTTTCCAGCACGAATCGCCATGCCGGCATCGCAACTTGTAGATCTGAATTGAACAACTGGCCGTAATAGCCAAGCTGAATATCTTTGACAATAGAATCATTGGGCAAAAAGTTCTCGATCAGCGTACCCAGCGCCTTCGACGCCGGAAGCACCTGCTGCTCGCTCTCCTCCGCTGTTGTAATCTTCACCGGAGTCTGAAGGTAACCTGTAATCTTCTGATCGCTGTAGAATAGCTCCAGACTGACATTGAAGAGCGGCCATTTGCTATCCACCAATGGATGAAGGACAAATGCCCCATCCTCGGCCATCAGTTGATCCAGCCGGTAAGTACCGATCTGCGGAATCTCATCTTGTAGCGCATCTTCTAGCTCACTTTGTGAGAAGATTAGCTTGCTGTCTACAGGCTGTTCCAGCTCAATACGGATCCCTGCCTCGTCCTCTTCTATAAATTCATAGGACAGCTTCGGTAGCTTCGGTGTTTCATTCGGGATAGGAGCGAGCACCTGAATCCCCTTCTCTTCCATCGCCTGCTGTGTATTATCCGCCAGCGAGGTGAAGTCCAGATTGGCTCCGGCCGTCTCCCGTGCATCCATCCAGATCTGATACCCCAACACTAGATTCAGTAACAGAAAGGCATAGATTAATACATTTTTCGCCCGTCCCCAATCCAAAACATTCACCTCCACCAGTTAACTAGGTCGTGTCTGAAAACTCACTGAAGAGCATCTTTTACCCCCTTTTCGCCCCCTGCTGCGTCACTTTCCCTTGACGTGCCCCGGCACGCCTGCGGAAAACTTCCTTGCATGGAACGAAAACTCGGCAAAATCTGCGCCCTTCGGAGTTTTCATACACTCCCTAAATGAAATACTTGATTCTTAACGAACCCCTCACGTCTTATTAGCTCCATTCTCCGCAAGTTTGTAATCTAACGAGTTGGAGAGACGTTATTTCTAGCATGTATAGACTTTCTATCCGATTTCACCCGTACTCTACGACATTAGCATCGCTGAGGTTCGTTAGATTTTGCTACCTATGTTGATTCCGCCATTTAAGGTGTGTCAGATTCGTTAGCCCTCTGCTCCACCCTACGAACCATTAAGAAACCGTCGTTTCCTCACCGTTGCCGAAGCGAATCACCCATACCGGGATCAGCTTAAGACCATCCTCTATCGCAGACGGTCGATACGCTGGATATACATCCACAACCTCGCGATTCGCACCAGCTACCTTCTGAATGAGTGCCTTCAGCTTGTCCCCGCCAGGCAGCTTGACCGACTGTTTCGTCTCCGTACCTTCGTTCAGATACTCCAATGAACGCTCATAGCTGGATACGGTCTCCTGCCGCATTTCCATGTTGATCGTACCGAAGCGGAATTGCATCGAGTCCATAATCGGAAAGCTTCCGTAATATTGCTGGAACTGAAGCTGTGTTTTGTTATCCGCTGTCTCCAGCATCAGACGTGACCGTCCTTTCCAGCCTCCATGCTGATTGACAAAATCCACAGCAGACAAGGCGTCCTTAGCCGCATCAATCTGTCCCGCAGGTGGTGCAGCTGGATCGGTGTAACTAATCCATCGCTGATCCTGCTTCACTTGCAAACTCCGCTTACTATCCGTGTAGATCTCTGACCCATCCTTTTCCCGAATATTCCGGGTCATGCTAGGGTCGAAGAACAAGCTGCGCTGCATCTGCTCTACCGTAAACTGGCTTGTTGGCATACTCGCCTCAATCGTCTCAATAGCTTCGGACGGAATATAATAGCGACCATCCATCAGCGTATAAGGCGTCCAGTTGCTGCCGAAGTCCACATGTTGCTGCACATCCTGTACCGTTAGGTCAGCCTGCGTAGCCTCGTAAACGACATCTCCCTTGGCGCTGAAGAATAGTGCATGTGCCTTGGTTTCATTTTTGGCGGTATAGATTGAAATTCGGTTAATCGTCTCTCCCTGGAAGAGGGAATCCGTGCCTAGTCGCATTACACGCTGTAACAAAGCCACCGGAATACCCTCCTTGAAAGACAGCTCAAAGCCAGGGTTGTCCTTCCGAATCTGATCCCAGTTCACAGACTGCACACTACGACGCTGAAAATCATCGAACGTTCGCCCCTGCAGCCGTGAGAAGATCAATTGATAGAACGTA
This genomic interval carries:
- the yycI gene encoding two-component system regulatory protein YycI; translation: MDWGRAKNVLIYAFLLLNLVLGYQIWMDARETAGANLDFTSLADNTQQAMEEKGIQVLAPIPNETPKLPKLSYEFIEEDEAGIRIELEQPVDSKLIFSQSELEDALQDEIPQIGTYRLDQLMAEDGAFVLHPLVDSKWPLFNVSLELFYSDQKITGYLQTPVKITTAEESEQQVLPASKALGTLIENFLPNDSIVKDIQLGYYGQLFNSDLQVAMPAWRFVLESGEVLYVQGISGDVFSPKTDKPGE
- a CDS encoding MBL fold metallo-hydrolase; this encodes MGIYFTVLSSGSTGNATVIQHGGTSLMIDAGLSAKRLDALFQEREIAGTELDGILVTHEHSDHIKGLGAMSRKYNLPIYANTNTWAALEKSVGAIPEENRRIFETGEKHDFGSLRVESFGISHDAAEPVGYTFDDGSEKLSVATDLGYMSDKVRDAISDSDVLVLESNHDVELLRMGRYPWNTKRRILSDIGHLSNEAAGAALSELMNGRIKRTYLAHLSRDHNMMDLAKMTVRDAMESRGCFYRDHEFKLCDTYYDRPTPWDRVGEP
- a CDS encoding CxxH/CxxC protein, which encodes MYVVCKEHVDIAIDKFVDEYEDAPDIVDLKETEFADWDPPAKCAECEQHAEFLVV
- a CDS encoding MBL fold metallo-hydrolase; translation: MFRKKSSIGVMLLLSIMLILSACTSTASKTENTSDTSSNAAGANNTTGDEAITSTADLKVTTFNPGEKSIFGVSSNLIEGPTEVVLVDAQFQKNDAEQLVKMVKDTGKKLTTVFISHKDPDYYFGLSVIREAFPDVKIVATPGTVEGIKETIQVKNDYWNPILKENAPTAQIVPDVFDGKQFMVDGQAVDIIGLNGSDPSHTFLWIPSIKTVLGGVPVYENVHVWMADNQTPESRNEWRELLEEITALNPERVIPGHYVGTSAGDLSSVTFTRDYIAKFEAEAEKAKDSKELIATMEKAYPDFTNTGDLETSAQVIKGEISWP
- the rlmH gene encoding 23S rRNA (pseudouridine(1915)-N(3))-methyltransferase RlmH, whose amino-acid sequence is MLIQIIGVGKLKEKYLTLGIQEYAKRLAPYIKFQMIEVADEKAPDTLSEAEVRAVKEREGERILAHVKSEAHVVALALDGQLWSSEELAMEIDKLGTYGTSHVVFVIGGSHGLSDEVLRRAKQRLSFGRMTLPHQLMRLVLVEQIYRAVKINRNEPYHK
- a CDS encoding S1C family serine protease, with product MGLFGDDFYSTKVSRRAEPVQKGKLQILRPGGRDRWQNPRRSRSGISSTVKVAVISSVISSIVTVTLFSFIMQPASVPLSNAAIGNGSGGGAPSAQAVDPYDRIIQAAEKVRPSVVSIVNHKTGSSLSMEDSALGSGVIFKKEEGTAYIMTNHHVVEGASDLEIVTVDGETHKAKLVGKDRVSDIAVLSTEDKGLGAVAEIGDSSKLKRGQTVLAIGNPLGLGGTLTSGIVSYTDRILPVSINQDGVYDWEQNVIQTDAAINEGNSGGALVDLNGKVVGINTMKISDTGVEGLGFAIPMNEVMKTVDSLLLHGKVSRPYLGVYTVDLSNPYAPLDDEQRKDLKLPSHVDSGVVVLEASGPASEAGMKLNDVITEFDGQKITSTLDLRKYLYDKKKIGDTIEVTFYRDGKAEKVSVKLSDKPE
- a CDS encoding YycH family regulatory protein, whose amino-acid sequence is MKERIKSLVLTTLVVASLVQSYFLIYRLPGGGDSVVTSETNYVKTENMGQERNIEELIFPDQMIIHLGEDKHTVFYPGNTFYQLIFSRLQGRTFDDFQRRSVQSVNWDQIRKDNPGFELSFKEGIPVALLQRVMRLGTDSLFQGETINRISIYTAKNETKAHALFFSAKGDVVYEATQADLTVQDVQQHVDFGSNWTPYTLMDGRYYIPSEAIETIEASMPTSQFTVEQMQRSLFFDPSMTRNIREKDGSEIYTDSKRSLQVKQDQRWISYTDPAAPPAGQIDAAKDALSAVDFVNQHGGWKGRSRLMLETADNKTQLQFQQYYGSFPIMDSMQFRFGTINMEMRQETVSSYERSLEYLNEGTETKQSVKLPGGDKLKALIQKVAGANREVVDVYPAYRPSAIEDGLKLIPVWVIRFGNGEETTVS